The stretch of DNA GGTAGCCGTTGCGCCGGTTGGTGCGTTCGGCGGTGCGGGCGTTCTACTCGGTGCCGCATACGGCGTCGGCGTCGGCGGAGAGCAGCGCGTTGATCATGGTCTGCAGCAGCTCACGCATCAGGTCCGGTGATGCGTTGGACAGGGCTTGGCCAAGCAGGCCGGCAGGGTTGACAATGTGGGGTGCGGTTATCGTGATGACTCCGTTCGAGGGTGCTGTGAGAGGTTCACTCGAAGGATCACACGGTGGCCGCACTGCGTCCGTGAGCGACGCGGCGTCGCAGGCGAACTCGGCCACCGAGTTACACCACCTTATGGGGCACTACTTCGTGGCCATGTTTCAACGGCGCGGCTGCGGGCGACCCTCAGTGCATGTCGCAGTCGAACAAGAGAATCTCGACGGTCGGACTCCTCGCCGACCCGGGAGCACCGCGAGACGTCGCCGGGCGCGTCGCCGACCGCTTGGCACGCGACCTGAACCGTCGACTCGACGGTGAGTGGTCGATCGAGGTCAGCGAGGAATCACTGCCGATCGACCCGAACGGCGAGATCCCGCTCACCGCACGCGCACCGGAACTCGTTCGGCGACACGAATGGAGCGTTCTCGTATATCTCACCGATCTGACGCAGAGTCGGTCGGGCGCACTGCTCAGGTACCAGCTCGACACCGACGAACCGGCGATCGTCGTGTTCCTTCCGACGGTCGGCTGCGTGCGCCGCGAGGCCGCGGCCCGCAGGCTCATCGCCGACATACTCGCGGCACCGATCACGCAGGCGATCGATGACCCGAGGACCGAGCTGCCCGATGATCGCGTGCGCGGTCTCATCGGACACCTGCGGATGCTGTCCGGCATGGTGCACAGCAACAAGCCGGCGGCGATGGGGCGAGCACTACGCGGCTGCACGGCCGTCGGGATGGCCTCGGGAGCCTTCGGCGTCTTCTTCGGCAGCGTGTGGCAGATAGCCGATTCGATGTCGATCGTCAGGTTGACCGCTGTGACGGTGGCCTCGATCTCGATGCTGAGTGCGTGGTTGATCGTCCGCAACGGGCTGTGGACCGGCCGTACGAACCGCACTCCCCCGAGCACCGTGCTCGACAACGCGTCGACCATCGCGACGGTGTCGTCGGCTGTGACCCTGATGCATCTCGTCCTCTTGACCGCATTGACCGCGCTCGCCGCGATCGTCGTGGATCCCGGTTATCTGACTTCGCAGCTCGGGCATGCCGCGTCAGCGACGGACTACCTCGAACTCGGCTGGTTCTCCGCATCGATGGGCACCGTCGCCGGAGCTCTGGGGTCCAACTTCGACAGCGAGGAGGTCGTCCGAGAGGCGACATACAGTAAGAGGTGGCATCAACGACGTCTCATGTTCGACGACTACGAGACGTGACGCGTCACCGCGCGATCACCGTCTCGTTCGCGGCCCACGCCTGCATGAACGCCGTGTCCAAGCGGCTCTCGACCGCCTGCAGGGCGAGAATCCCGAAGACGACGTCGTCGGCGAGCCACGGCTCGTTCGCGAGCAGTGATGCGACGACCTCGTGCCGCATCACCAGCTCGTGCACCGCATCTGCCTCGACGTGCTCGCGGTAGAACAGCCGGGCCTGTTCCGGGGCCCCGATCCGTTCCAGGCCTTTCAGCAGCCACGCCGATGCCACCGGAGACGACACCTCGGTGGCCGCGAAGTGCCCGACGACGGCGCCTCGACGGGACCTCCGTAGACCGAGTGTCGACATCAGGGTGACCGGGGCGAGCGCCACCGCTGGGGCCTCCGACAGGTATCCGAGGTAGCCGTCGTCGAGGTGCATCGACGCCAGCAGGTCGGCGAACAGCTCTTGATGCACCAGGCCGCCGCGCCCGGCGCCGTATTCGTCGTACTCCACGGCGACGAATGCGGCCTTGGCCGCACCCGACAGACGCGGAATCGCCCACGCGTGTGGATCGGCCTCCTTGAGGTGGTAGATCGACCGCGCCGCGAAGTAGTCCGCGAACTCCCGCTCGGTGCCGTGTCGCCGCAGATGGGCGGTGGCACCGGTCGGCACTGTACGAGCAAGTCCATCGAGCTCGTCCGCAGCGGTCGCCGAACCGCTGCGTGGATCGATCTCATCGCGCACTGCGTCGAGAAAGGACTCCTCGAGACGTGTCCGTGCCCCGATGAGAGCGGGGTCCCACTCGCAGTCTCTCCCGGCGTCTGCCCAACCCCGGTAGTGGAGCTCATGGCAGACGGTCAACGCGAGTTGCACGTCCTCGCCCCATGGATCGAGTCGCTCGGGGAGATCTATCCGTGTCGGTGCGGTGTCGTCCGACATGCGCACGGCATCGATGACGCGTTCCGAGATCGGTCCGCGAGGATCCGGCATCGCTCGCCGCGACGCGCGGATTCGGTTCGAAGTCTGTGATGCCATCCAGCTCACCTGCCTCCTGTACGGATGGGATCTCCAGAGCGGAGACCTCTCGGCCGAGTACCCGAGTGCGTCACTCGACAAACCTGCTGTCCGACCTCCTCTCCGGCAAGGGCTCACCGACGTTTGACTCTCGAACGACCGGGTACTCCCCTGCCATCTCGAATGCGTCGTATCGCAGGAGAGCACACAGAAGGAGACTCCCCCGTGAAGAACCTGATGGCTGAACTGAGATCGTTCGCCGATCCCGTGATCGGCTCCGTCTCACATCATGGACTCGACCGTCCTCTGTTTCACCGCCGCGGACTCGTCGTCCGAGGCCGGGCGTTCATCGACAGCGATGTGCTGCCGCTCAGATCCGGAGCGGTCTCCGTCCGGATCTCGAAGTCTCTCGGCCTGCCGGCGCGCGTTCCCGACGGTGTCGGCGTAAGCATTCGGTTTCCACCGGCCACAGTGCTCGTCGCCGACACGAGCGGCGGGTGGGACCTGATGATGTCCGGTCCCGAGCACCGGGTCGCAGGTGTCCCCGTGAAGAGTCCCGCGTTCGGGTGGAACGAGACTCGGGTCGCATCGCACACCGCGTATCGCTACCGCGGGGAGAGCTGGCATGTCTTCGGCGAGTTGCTCACACCGCCGGTGGAGACGGGGCTCGACCTGGACGGACTCGGTGCGGCGCTGACTCGTGATCCAGGCGTCCTCGCGCTGACCGCGAGCGTCGAGGGGCGGCCCTCGACGCCGATCGGAACGGTCGACTTCGGCGGTGAGCCGCTTGAGGACGAGATCGATTTCGACCCGTCGGCTGTGCCCGACGACGTACAGCCTGTGCACGGGTGGCGGGACGAGGTCCAGCACGCGCGTTCCCGCGGACGGAACGGTGACGCATGACCGTCCCAGTCACGGGGTCGACGGCCGACATCGACTCGATCCCTCCGGTCGGCGTGTACGCGCCTCGGGAGGACACCCACCTCCTGATCGATGAGCTGACGAAGATCTCGCTCACCGGCAGCCGCCTGCTGGATCTGTGTACCGGCTCCGGTGCCGTCGCGATTGCGGCCGCGCTGGCCGGTGCCGACGTCACGGCGGTGGACTCCTGCCCGGCCGCCGTCTCCCACGCCCGCCGGTGCGCTCTCGATGCGGGCGTCGACATCGGCGTGTCGTGCTTGGACCTGGCGGATTTCGGACGCACCGGATTCGACGTGGTCACATGCAATCCGCCTTACGTGCCGACTCCATCGGGCACGGAGGATTCGCTGCCCGGGCCCGCTCACGCATGGAACGCCGGTCCCGACGGACGCGCCGTCCTCGACGTGCTCTGCACACTGCTACCCGGCTTTCTCGCCGACGGCGGTACCGCATTCATCGTCCAGTCCGAACTGTCGGCCGTCGATGCCACGATTGCGGCGCTACGGGTCGGAGGATTGTCGGCCCGGGTGGTCCGCGAGCGCTTCGTCCCTTACGGACCGGTGGTCACGTCTCGTCGGCGTCAGTTGGTCGACGCCGGCTGTCTCGATCCCAACGACGACCACGAGGCGATCGTCGTCATTCGAGCCGACAAGCACCATGTCCGGTGAGTCGACGAGGGCCGGAGATCGCCGTCACCGCCGTGTTCGAGTGATACCCAAGGGCCCGGTCATGGTGGAGGGCCCCGTCGACATCGAGCGACCGGACGGCTCAACGATGCATTGCGATCGATTCCAGGTGGCCATATGCGCATGCGGCTGCAGCGGCACTCCGCCGCTGTGCGACGCGACCCATCGGCGGCTTCCGGGACCGTCGCCCGACCGGCCGACGCAGAAAGACCCGCAGAAGGAGTGAGGACATGACAGAGGACCCGATCCCAGACCAGGCGGCCACGACTGATCATCGACTCGACGGCGCGCTGGTCGCAATACTCGCGACCGATGGCGTCGAGGAGGTCGAATTGACGCAGCCGCGCGAAGCCCTTGAGAAGGCGGGCGCGCACACCTTGCTCGTGTCGCTGCACCCCGGAGAGATCCAGGCGATGCACGGCGACGTCCATCCCGCCGAGCGTTTTCGAGTCGACCGCGTCGTCGGCGACGTCTCTGCCGCAGACGTCGATGCACTGGTGCTTCCCGGCGGTACGACGAACCCCGATCAGCTCCGACAGGACGCGCACGCCGTCGACTTCGTCCGCGCGTGCATGCACGCCGAGCGGCCGACCGGCGTGATCTGCCACGGGCCGTGGACTCTCGTCGAGGCCGATGTCGTCGCCGGACGAACCCTCACCGGCTACCCGAGTGTGCGCACGGACATCCGGAACGCGGGCGGCACCGTGGTGGACGCTGAGGTCGTCGTCGACGGCCGGTTGGTGTCGAGCCGCGGTCCGGACGATCTGCCGGCATTCTGCGCGAAGCTCATCGAAGTGATCGCGGAGACCAGGCACCCGGCAGGGGGCGACTAGGCCGACCACCGAAGGCCATCTCTCCACTCGGCAGCCCGCTTGTATGCGGGCTGCCGAGTGCGTCTCCGCGCTACTCTAGTGTCGCGTGTCGTTAATTAGTTTTCGGTTGGGCTTTCTTCAGAATGTCCTCGGCGGTTTTGGTCCATACGAAGGGGTGTTTGCGGTCGTTCCAGCCGTTGATGAATGCCCGGATCTTCGCGTTGAGGTCTTTGACTGAAGTGAAGACACCTCGGCGGATGGCTTGTCGGTCGATGATGCCGAACCAGACCTCGACGAGGTTGAGCCATGACCCGGAGGTCGGGGTGAAGTGGGCTGTGATGTTCGGGTGCTGGGCGAGCCAGTCGCGGACTTCGGCCTTCTTGTGGGTGGCGTAGTTGTCCATGACCAGATGCAGTTCCTGGCCGGGGTAGGCGCGGTCGATCTGCCGTAGAAACGCCAGGAACTCCTGGTGGCGATGTCGCGGTTTGACCGCGGCGGTGACTTGCCCGGTGGCGATCTGCAGGGCCGCGAACAAGGTGGTGGTGCCGTGGCGTTTGTAGTCGTGGGTGCGGCGTTCGATCTGCCCTGGCTGTGTCGGCAGCATCGGGGCCGTGCGATCGAGGGCCTGGATCTGCGATTTCTCGTCCACGCACAACACGATCGCGTTCTCCGGTGGTTCCAGGTACAGGCCGACGACATCGGTGACCTTGGCGATCAGCTGCGGATCGGTGGAGAACTTGAATGTTCCCGATCGCCACGGCTGAACGCCGTACTCACGCCAGGCGCGGGCGACCGTGGCGTTCCCGATTCCGAGGTGCCCGGCCAGCAGCCGCGAGGACCAATGCGTGACCCCGTACTTTCTCGGTGGCGGCATCAACGTCGCCGACACGACATCGGCGTGATTGAGATACCTTGGGCGACCGGTCCTTTCAGCGTCGAGCAGACCATCGAGTCCGTCCTGGAGATACCGTGAACGCCACTTGAGGACCGTCGGTACCGACGTCCCGACGACCTCACTGATTCGCGTATTAGCCATCCCATCGGCAGCAAGCACGACGATCCGCGCCCGACGCGCCAGACCAGCCGACGTCGTGGTCGACCTCAACAACTGATCGAGCTCGTCCGCATCACCATCACGCAGTTCCAGGGCCGGGGCTGGAGTATTAGCCATAACCAATTCTCTCAACCCGACAACCCTAAACTAATTAACGACACGCGACACTAGATGACCTTCCGTAACTCGGGAGGGAACGTCAGGAACGGGATGAACCGGTCCCACGCTGCCCGGAACGACTTCACTGCCGATGGATACTTCCGCCCCATGTCGGAGTCTTCGAACGCGTCTAATGCGTCGGCGGCGGCCTGCTCGGTCGAGGCCTGATAGATCGGCTTCAACAGGCGCACGACGGCTTTGCGGTCGGTGTAGGAGACGAACCGCATCGACGCCCGGATCAGGTGCACCACACATGTTTGGACCGTCGCTTGCGGCCACGTGGCCTCAACGGCCTCAGCGAACCCGGTCAGCCCGTCACAGCACACGATGAGCACGTCCGCGACTCCGCGGTTGCGGAGCTCGGCGCAGACCCCAGCCCAGAACTTGGCACCCTCATGCTCCTGGATCCAGATGCCCAGGACGTGTTTGACCCCGTCCATGTCGACGCCGACGGCAATGTGCGCGGCCTTGTTGATCACGTGCCCGCCGTCACGGATCTTGACCACGATCGCGTCCAGGTAGATGACCGGGTACAGGGCGTCGAGGTCGCGGGTCTGCCACCGGGTCACTTCGTCGGAGACCTCGTCGGTGATCTTCGAAATCGTCTCGTGCGACAAGTCGGTGCCGATCGTCGAGATCAGGTGATGCTGAATGTCTCGGATCGCCATCCCACCCGCATACAGGGACACGATCATCCCGTCGAGCCCGTCGAGGCGGCGCTGCCCCTTACGCACGAGCATCGGCGTGAAGGTGCCGTCCCGATCACGCGGGACGCTGATCTCCACATCGCCGACCTCGGTCGCCAGCGTCTTCGCGCTGTAGCCGTTGCGCGAGTTCGGAAACGACGAGGCGTCGGCGTCACCAGTCTCGTAGCCGAGGTGCTCGGTCAGCTCGACGTTGAGCCCTCGCTCGAGGGTGGCCTTCAACAAGGCGTTGAGGAGGCCGTCTTCGCCGGCGATCGGCTGGCCGGCGTCGATCTGGGCGAACACGCCGTCCAACGCCCCGGAAGCGACGAGTTGATCGACGGTCGCTGCCTGGCGTCCTCGGCGTTCTTCACGCGAAACAGGTTGATCCACAACTACATTCTCTTCGATGGTCACGAGGTGAGTTCCTTTCAGGACTGAACATCACCGCTTACACACACCATCTGACACGCCCGACCAGGTCACGGGCTGTTTCCTGCTCGAGGGTCGGAACCGCCACCGGCACGACTTCATCCAGGCGTAAAAGTCGAGCAAGATGGATCGCGTCCCTGGCATCAGTCTTAACTCGGTCACCGGAAGGACGCTGCAACCTACTCGGCGCAGCGACCTCGCATCGGATTCC from Gordonia humi encodes:
- a CDS encoding type 1 glutamine amidotransferase domain-containing protein, coding for MTEDPIPDQAATTDHRLDGALVAILATDGVEEVELTQPREALEKAGAHTLLVSLHPGEIQAMHGDVHPAERFRVDRVVGDVSAADVDALVLPGGTTNPDQLRQDAHAVDFVRACMHAERPTGVICHGPWTLVEADVVAGRTLTGYPSVRTDIRNAGGTVVDAEVVVDGRLVSSRGPDDLPAFCAKLIEVIAETRHPAGGD
- a CDS encoding iron-containing redox enzyme family protein, whose translation is MASQTSNRIRASRRAMPDPRGPISERVIDAVRMSDDTAPTRIDLPERLDPWGEDVQLALTVCHELHYRGWADAGRDCEWDPALIGARTRLEESFLDAVRDEIDPRSGSATAADELDGLARTVPTGATAHLRRHGTEREFADYFAARSIYHLKEADPHAWAIPRLSGAAKAAFVAVEYDEYGAGRGGLVHQELFADLLASMHLDDGYLGYLSEAPAVALAPVTLMSTLGLRRSRRGAVVGHFAATEVSSPVASAWLLKGLERIGAPEQARLFYREHVEADAVHELVMRHEVVASLLANEPWLADDVVFGILALQAVESRLDTAFMQAWAANETVIAR
- a CDS encoding IS630 family transposase gives rise to the protein MANTPAPALELRDGDADELDQLLRSTTTSAGLARRARIVVLAADGMANTRISEVVGTSVPTVLKWRSRYLQDGLDGLLDAERTGRPRYLNHADVVSATLMPPPRKYGVTHWSSRLLAGHLGIGNATVARAWREYGVQPWRSGTFKFSTDPQLIAKVTDVVGLYLEPPENAIVLCVDEKSQIQALDRTAPMLPTQPGQIERRTHDYKRHGTTTLFAALQIATGQVTAAVKPRHRHQEFLAFLRQIDRAYPGQELHLVMDNYATHKKAEVRDWLAQHPNITAHFTPTSGSWLNLVEVWFGIIDRQAIRRGVFTSVKDLNAKIRAFINGWNDRKHPFVWTKTAEDILKKAQPKTN
- a CDS encoding HemK2/MTQ2 family protein methyltransferase, which produces MTVPVTGSTADIDSIPPVGVYAPREDTHLLIDELTKISLTGSRLLDLCTGSGAVAIAAALAGADVTAVDSCPAAVSHARRCALDAGVDIGVSCLDLADFGRTGFDVVTCNPPYVPTPSGTEDSLPGPAHAWNAGPDGRAVLDVLCTLLPGFLADGGTAFIVQSELSAVDATIAALRVGGLSARVVRERFVPYGPVVTSRRRQLVDAGCLDPNDDHEAIVVIRADKHHVR